The following are from one region of the Longimicrobiaceae bacterium genome:
- a CDS encoding DUF1080 domain-containing protein, with protein MLKHRSQGLIRRLTRLGVPTLVVTALAACGGGPDAEAAPETDAPMNADSATDTTALNTLTEEERAQGWRLLFDGESFTGWRGLGIDSIPSAHWTIEDGAIKKIPSGDVPVQADGQPIAGGDLMTIETFGDFELAFDWKVSEGGNSGVKYNVSEELSMAHPPKTAALGFEYQILDDERHPDANAGVGGNRKAAGLYDLISAGDDKPLNPPGEWNHGRIVFRGNHGEHWLNGKKVLEYELGSPRMDSLLAASKYAEIEGFADRREGHIVLQDHNDAVWFRNIKIRTLD; from the coding sequence ATGTTGAAACACCGTAGCCAGGGGCTCATCCGAAGGCTGACAAGGCTGGGCGTTCCCACCCTGGTGGTGACCGCCCTCGCCGCCTGCGGCGGCGGCCCGGATGCCGAGGCGGCCCCGGAGACCGATGCCCCCATGAACGCAGACTCCGCGACGGACACCACCGCCCTGAATACGCTGACGGAGGAGGAGCGCGCCCAGGGATGGCGGCTTCTGTTCGACGGCGAAAGCTTCACGGGCTGGAGAGGGCTCGGCATCGACTCGATCCCGAGCGCCCACTGGACCATCGAAGACGGGGCCATCAAGAAGATCCCCAGCGGCGATGTGCCGGTGCAGGCCGACGGGCAGCCGATCGCGGGTGGTGATCTGATGACCATCGAGACCTTCGGCGATTTCGAGCTCGCCTTCGACTGGAAGGTCTCTGAGGGCGGGAACAGCGGCGTGAAGTACAACGTCAGCGAAGAGCTTTCGATGGCGCACCCGCCCAAGACGGCGGCGCTCGGCTTCGAGTACCAGATCCTGGATGACGAGCGGCACCCGGACGCGAACGCTGGGGTTGGGGGGAACCGCAAGGCCGCGGGCCTCTACGATCTGATCAGCGCCGGCGACGACAAGCCCCTGAACCCGCCGGGCGAGTGGAACCATGGCCGCATCGTCTTCCGCGGCAACCATGGCGAGCACTGGCTCAATGGCAAGAAGGTGCTCGAGTACGAGCTCGGCTCGCCCCGTATGGACTCGCTGCTCGCGGCCAGCAAATATGCCGAGATCGAGGGCTTCGCCGACCGGCGCGAGGGGCACATCGTCCTGCAGGACCACAACGACGCGGTCTGGTTCCGCAACATCAAGATCCGTACGCTGGACTGA
- a CDS encoding cupin domain-containing protein — translation MIIARLQEIEGRTYPARRRTQNLVGGASPIQATNFSMGYVTLEPRGGQVPWHNQEQEEIYFVVQGRGQMCLGEEMRELQGGEAVYIPPGVFHQLTNIGDEPLIMIYCYGPAGDVAHWRQELEGTLPKAGVEAPPLPEGAWPQCTDPPAGTRGAVRG, via the coding sequence ATGATCATTGCCCGTTTGCAGGAAATCGAAGGACGCACCTATCCCGCAAGGCGACGCACCCAGAACCTGGTCGGCGGCGCGTCGCCCATCCAGGCCACGAACTTCTCGATGGGGTATGTGACCCTCGAGCCGCGCGGCGGCCAGGTCCCCTGGCACAACCAGGAGCAGGAAGAGATCTACTTCGTCGTGCAGGGCCGCGGTCAGATGTGCCTGGGCGAGGAGATGCGGGAGCTGCAGGGTGGGGAAGCGGTCTACATTCCGCCCGGGGTGTTCCACCAGCTCACCAACATCGGCGACGAGCCCCTGATCATGATCTACTGCTACGGCCCCGCGGGCGACGTGGCGCACTGGCGACAGGAGCTCGAGGGCACCCTGCCGAAGGCGGGCGTCGAGGCGCCGCCGCTTCCGGAAGGGGCGTGGCCGCAGTGTACGGATCCGCCGGCGGGGACGCGGGGGGCGGTGAGGGGGTGA
- a CDS encoding sugar phosphate isomerase/epimerase family protein gives MSGLTRRAFLARGAALGASLPLGVAAIPGPAAGKRREGLGPITVFSKHLQWLEYEELADVVAEAGFDGIDLTVRPGGHVLPERVTKDLPRAVRAARSAGLVVPLMTTAITRARDPATRRILATGRDEGIQAYRMGYLGYPEEVPIASALDGMRPLIQELAELNEQFGLHGAYQNHSGTGVGGPVWDLAYLLRGVNPRWLGVQYDIAHATVEGGTAWPLGLRLLAPYIRTVDVKDFLWAERPDRWVPRWVPLGDGMVDYPRYLRMVDELRISGPISLHFEYPPLEGPSDLSRAERRQEAIRLMRRDLERLRALLAEAGLAAGNGEEA, from the coding sequence ATGAGCGGCCTCACCCGCCGGGCCTTCCTCGCGAGAGGAGCGGCGCTGGGAGCGTCGCTCCCGCTCGGCGTTGCGGCGATACCGGGTCCTGCGGCGGGGAAGCGTCGGGAAGGGCTCGGGCCGATCACCGTCTTCAGCAAGCACCTGCAGTGGCTGGAGTACGAGGAGCTGGCGGACGTGGTGGCGGAGGCGGGTTTCGACGGGATCGATCTCACGGTGCGTCCCGGCGGTCATGTTCTGCCGGAGAGGGTTACAAAGGACCTTCCCCGAGCTGTTCGCGCCGCGCGCTCGGCGGGGTTGGTGGTCCCGCTGATGACCACCGCGATCACGCGGGCGCGAGATCCCGCTACCCGCCGCATCCTCGCGACCGGCCGGGACGAGGGGATTCAAGCCTATCGCATGGGCTACCTCGGCTATCCCGAGGAGGTCCCGATCGCCAGCGCTCTGGACGGGATGCGCCCGCTGATCCAGGAGCTCGCGGAGCTCAACGAGCAATTCGGGTTGCACGGTGCGTATCAGAACCACTCCGGCACGGGTGTCGGCGGTCCGGTGTGGGACCTCGCCTATCTGCTGCGTGGAGTGAATCCGCGCTGGCTGGGCGTGCAATACGACATCGCCCACGCCACCGTGGAGGGCGGGACCGCGTGGCCACTCGGCCTGCGCCTGCTCGCACCCTACATCCGCACCGTGGACGTCAAGGACTTTCTCTGGGCGGAGCGGCCGGATCGCTGGGTGCCGCGCTGGGTTCCTCTGGGCGACGGGATGGTCGACTATCCACGCTATCTGCGGATGGTAGACGAGCTGCGCATCTCCGGGCCGATCTCCCTGCATTTCGAGTATCCGCCATTGGAAGGACCCAGCGACCTCTCTCGCGCGGAGCGGAGACAGGAGGCGATCCGGCTGATGCGGAGGGACCTGGAGCGCCTGCGCGCGCTGCTGGCCGAGGCGGGGCTCGCGGCGGGTAACGGGGAGGAGGCGTGA
- a CDS encoding PmoA family protein, whose amino-acid sequence MAAVTESVKELLTGLPVRRGALLVVALATAGACAAGGGSSAEPSFAVTVDAGEYDRFAVPVEFELPAGVQAGEYQLRAPDGRIYPLQAGPDGRAFFVLDSLAASETVELVLEPGTAALDGVAARRDSATVTLSVDGRTVLRYHAAITDPPRPDIDPVYRRGGYVHPILTPEGVMVTGDYPPDHLHHHGIWAAWTRAVFQGEEVDFWNVADRKGDVLPVALDSAWGGPVFGGFSARHRYVALTGEQPRDALNERWTLRVYNVTGHERPYWLFDLEVEQHTAGDEALILPQYHYGGVAFRGRDDWYGTENASFLTSEGRDRESGNESRARWTHIGGTAEGALRGVAVLSHPQNFRHPEPVRIHPREPYFVYAPSQLGEWSIEPAQELRLRYRYVVHDGAPDAAELDRIWNDFAHPPTVTVAPR is encoded by the coding sequence ATGGCGGCGGTGACGGAGTCGGTGAAGGAGCTGTTGACGGGGCTGCCCGTCCGACGTGGGGCGCTCCTGGTTGTTGCGCTGGCCACAGCCGGGGCCTGTGCGGCCGGCGGGGGATCCTCCGCCGAGCCGAGCTTCGCCGTCACCGTGGACGCGGGAGAGTACGATCGCTTCGCCGTACCGGTGGAGTTCGAGCTCCCGGCAGGGGTTCAGGCGGGCGAGTACCAGCTCAGGGCGCCGGACGGTCGCATTTACCCGCTTCAGGCCGGGCCGGACGGCCGGGCCTTCTTCGTCCTCGACTCGCTGGCGGCGAGCGAGACGGTCGAGCTCGTGCTCGAGCCGGGCACGGCGGCCCTAGACGGTGTGGCGGCTCGGCGTGACTCCGCGACCGTGACCCTGTCCGTCGACGGCCGCACCGTGCTGCGCTACCACGCGGCGATAACCGATCCACCGCGCCCTGACATCGATCCGGTTTACCGCCGAGGGGGTTACGTGCACCCGATCCTCACCCCCGAAGGGGTGATGGTCACCGGCGATTATCCACCGGACCACCTCCACCATCACGGGATCTGGGCCGCCTGGACGCGGGCCGTCTTCCAGGGGGAAGAAGTCGACTTCTGGAACGTGGCCGACCGCAAGGGCGACGTGTTGCCGGTGGCGCTCGACAGCGCCTGGGGCGGACCTGTATTCGGTGGGTTCTCGGCCCGCCATCGCTACGTGGCGCTCACCGGCGAGCAACCCCGGGATGCATTGAACGAGCGCTGGACCCTGCGCGTCTACAACGTCACGGGGCACGAGCGGCCCTACTGGCTGTTCGACCTGGAAGTCGAGCAGCATACCGCGGGAGACGAGGCGCTGATCCTTCCGCAGTACCATTACGGCGGTGTCGCCTTCCGCGGACGTGACGACTGGTACGGCACCGAGAACGCGAGCTTCCTCACCTCCGAGGGGCGCGACCGGGAAAGCGGGAACGAGAGCCGCGCCCGCTGGACGCATATCGGGGGCACCGCGGAAGGGGCGCTGAGGGGCGTGGCGGTGCTGAGCCATCCGCAGAACTTCCGCCACCCGGAGCCCGTCCGGATTCACCCGCGTGAGCCGTACTTCGTTTACGCCCCGTCGCAGCTCGGTGAGTGGTCGATCGAGCCAGCCCAGGAGCTGCGACTACGGTACCGCTACGTGGTCCACGATGGCGCCCCCGACGCCGCCGAGCTGGACCGCATCTGGAACGATTTTGCGCACCCACCGACCGTGACGGTGGCGCCACGCTGA
- a CDS encoding Gfo/Idh/MocA family oxidoreductase: MSIRVGIIGGGNISDTHARAALEIPGVEIVAMHGGNLERTRSLADKYGGTVYPDIESFLNHRPMEVVLIGSPSGMHAEQAMAALERGLHVLSEKPLDVSTRKVDELLAAAEGRGAKLGVFFQNRAAPDVAWLKRLVDQGGLGDIFLATAQVKWYRPPEYYANSRWRGTWALDGGGALMNQGVHTVDLLLWLMGDIRDVYAHTRTALHEIEVEDTVVACLEFASGAVGALEATTAAYPGFPRRLELTGSNGTVVVEENRVSFVGLHSGPDEPPPDGTAGSNESASSATVSDVSAHRAVLEDFLDAVANDREPLCNGREARRSVAVVEAIYQSARDHRPVAPH, from the coding sequence ATGAGCATTCGTGTGGGAATCATCGGTGGAGGCAACATCAGCGACACCCACGCACGGGCCGCGCTCGAGATTCCCGGCGTGGAGATCGTGGCGATGCACGGAGGCAACCTCGAGCGCACTCGCTCCCTGGCCGACAAGTACGGGGGGACCGTATACCCGGACATCGAGAGCTTCCTGAACCATCGACCTATGGAGGTGGTGCTGATCGGGAGCCCCTCGGGCATGCACGCGGAGCAGGCCATGGCTGCGTTGGAGCGGGGGCTCCACGTCCTGTCCGAGAAGCCTCTCGACGTCAGCACCCGCAAGGTCGACGAGCTGCTCGCGGCGGCCGAAGGTAGGGGCGCGAAGCTCGGCGTCTTCTTTCAGAACCGCGCCGCACCCGACGTGGCCTGGCTGAAGCGGTTGGTCGATCAGGGCGGGCTCGGCGACATCTTCCTTGCCACCGCGCAGGTGAAGTGGTATCGACCGCCGGAGTACTACGCCAACTCCCGGTGGCGGGGGACCTGGGCGCTCGACGGTGGAGGCGCCCTCATGAACCAGGGCGTGCACACCGTGGATCTCCTCCTCTGGCTCATGGGCGATATCCGTGACGTCTACGCGCACACCCGAACGGCGCTGCACGAGATCGAGGTCGAGGACACGGTGGTCGCGTGTCTGGAGTTCGCCAGTGGCGCGGTGGGCGCGCTGGAGGCGACCACGGCGGCGTACCCCGGATTCCCGCGTCGGCTGGAGCTGACCGGCTCGAACGGCACGGTCGTGGTCGAGGAGAACCGCGTATCATTCGTCGGCCTGCACAGCGGGCCGGACGAGCCGCCGCCCGACGGAACAGCGGGCAGCAACGAGAGCGCCAGCTCGGCGACCGTCTCCGACGTCAGTGCCCACCGAGCGGTGCTCGAGGACTTCCTCGACGCCGTGGCCAACGACCGGGAGCCGCTCTGCAACGGCCGCGAGGCGCGGCGCAGCGTCGCGGTGGTCGAGGCGATCTACCAGTCCGCGCGCGACCACCGACCGGTCGCTCCGCACTGA
- a CDS encoding DUF1080 domain-containing protein produces MRSIRSIALALLCAAGLAGCAASGDSAVESGDSAAENGVENSEDWRPLFDGETTAGWTNPYEWGTVTVEDGEIRLQGDRKFFLVTEEEFDDFVFEGEVLLPDTMSNAGFMFRANVEPNRVYGYQAEVDPTGRRWSGGLYDEGRRAWLNPPAGDSAAAKAFREGPGTAFRPTDWNHYRVQAVGDSLKIWVNDVLTTAFRDTMDASGPIGLQHHGEDGKVYRYRNLRIRELK; encoded by the coding sequence ATGCGAAGCATTCGTTCGATCGCCCTCGCGCTGCTCTGCGCGGCAGGGCTCGCCGGTTGCGCGGCGAGCGGCGATTCAGCCGTTGAGAGCGGTGACTCGGCCGCTGAGAATGGCGTTGAGAACAGCGAGGATTGGCGACCGCTGTTCGATGGCGAAACCACCGCCGGATGGACCAACCCATACGAGTGGGGAACCGTGACCGTCGAGGACGGCGAGATCCGTCTGCAGGGCGACCGGAAGTTCTTCCTGGTGACGGAAGAGGAGTTCGACGACTTCGTATTCGAGGGGGAGGTGCTGCTGCCCGATACGATGTCCAATGCCGGCTTCATGTTCCGAGCAAACGTGGAGCCCAACCGCGTCTACGGCTACCAGGCCGAGGTGGACCCCACCGGACGTCGCTGGTCGGGTGGCCTCTACGACGAAGGCAGGCGCGCGTGGCTCAACCCGCCGGCGGGTGACTCCGCCGCGGCGAAAGCCTTCCGCGAGGGCCCGGGTACCGCCTTCCGTCCGACCGACTGGAATCACTATCGCGTCCAGGCCGTGGGCGACAGCCTCAAGATCTGGGTCAATGACGTGCTGACCACCGCCTTCCGCGACACCATGGATGCCTCCGGCCCGATTGGCCTCCAGCACCACGGCGAGGACGGCAAGGTTTACCGGTACCGCAACCTCAGGATTCGTGAGCTGAAATGA
- a CDS encoding mandelate racemase/muconate lactonizing enzyme family protein, whose product MTCGPGHLPMDRRAFLAHSGALAVAGLAPGSGRRHDRQPASTAITSSPARPVEVRATSLNFEREPLIRPSGFAGGYMTEFWQTVARIESSSGNFGVGLGTQNILWCDPDVLTRFTESGANALMLAVSDRALQMIRGERFDHPITLLEGIVEELYEYARRTSGVPDLNRTFVLNALVPVDNAAWVLYARENGLTRFDDLVPEQYRPGLSHRHEHIASLPSVTYALPIEEVERAARDGYFVIKLKLGHPGSQEEMIERDMERLTQVHRAVGSMQTRHTPDGRIRYDLDPNSRYQRKETLLRLLDHARKIGAFEQIVVIEEPFPYENEEDVSDIPVPIAADESATTAEDALRRIDLGYRGIALKAIAKTLSETVMMAQLCHDRGVACMAADLTVNPILVDWNKTIAARLAPFPGMQVGMMETNGHQQYREWSRMESYHPCADASWRRVHDGVFVLDDDFYARSGCILDRIPHYEALVAPGAPA is encoded by the coding sequence GTGACCTGCGGTCCGGGTCACCTCCCCATGGATCGGCGGGCGTTTCTCGCTCATAGCGGTGCGCTGGCCGTGGCGGGGCTTGCCCCCGGGAGCGGTCGGCGGCACGATCGTCAGCCCGCGTCGACGGCCATTACGTCCTCCCCCGCCCGGCCGGTCGAGGTCCGGGCCACTTCCCTGAACTTCGAGCGCGAGCCGCTCATCCGGCCGTCCGGCTTTGCCGGTGGCTACATGACCGAGTTCTGGCAGACGGTGGCGCGCATCGAGAGCTCCTCGGGCAACTTCGGGGTCGGGCTGGGAACGCAGAACATTCTCTGGTGCGACCCGGACGTGCTCACCCGCTTCACAGAGAGCGGCGCGAACGCATTGATGCTCGCGGTTTCCGATCGCGCCCTGCAGATGATCCGCGGTGAGCGCTTCGATCACCCGATCACGCTGCTGGAGGGGATCGTCGAGGAGCTCTACGAGTATGCGCGGCGCACCTCCGGCGTGCCTGATCTGAACCGAACCTTCGTGCTCAACGCGCTGGTTCCGGTGGACAATGCCGCCTGGGTGCTGTACGCTCGTGAGAACGGCCTGACCCGCTTCGACGATCTCGTCCCCGAACAGTACCGCCCGGGGCTCTCGCACCGGCACGAGCACATCGCCAGTCTGCCGTCAGTCACCTACGCCCTGCCCATCGAGGAGGTGGAGCGCGCTGCCCGCGACGGCTACTTCGTGATCAAGCTCAAGCTCGGCCACCCCGGGTCGCAGGAGGAGATGATCGAGCGGGACATGGAGCGGCTCACGCAGGTGCACCGGGCGGTAGGCTCGATGCAGACGCGGCACACCCCGGACGGTCGAATTCGCTACGATCTCGATCCGAACAGCCGCTACCAGCGCAAAGAAACGCTGCTGCGGCTGCTCGATCACGCCCGGAAGATCGGCGCTTTCGAGCAGATCGTGGTGATCGAAGAGCCGTTCCCGTACGAGAACGAGGAGGATGTCTCGGACATCCCCGTTCCGATCGCGGCGGACGAGAGCGCGACCACGGCGGAGGACGCGCTACGCAGGATCGACCTTGGATACCGGGGGATTGCACTCAAAGCAATCGCGAAGACGCTCAGCGAAACGGTGATGATGGCGCAGCTCTGTCATGACCGCGGAGTCGCCTGCATGGCTGCCGATCTCACCGTGAACCCGATCCTGGTGGACTGGAACAAGACGATCGCCGCGCGGCTGGCGCCCTTCCCGGGGATGCAGGTGGGGATGATGGAGACCAACGGGCACCAGCAGTATCGCGAATGGAGCCGCATGGAGAGCTATCACCCGTGCGCCGACGCGTCGTGGCGCCGCGTGCACGACGGGGTGTTCGTGCTCGACGATGACTTCTACGCCCGCAGCGGCTGCATTCTGGATCGGATACCGCACTACGAAGCGCTGGTGGCGCCCGGTGCACCGGCGTGA